One window from the genome of Paenibacillus sp. encodes:
- a CDS encoding TlpA family protein disulfide reductase: protein MKRTLFALALVFALAGIAVIQQFAWAETTALPTEEAPEIGFLAPKFELETLAGDKLGIARGELEKPVIVNFWASWCDPCRMEAPILSDLYLKYKDQVEIYGVNGTMYDDMASVEAFVKQYKYEFPILLDRDNEVYKSYRVLGYPTSYFIDRNGVVRDVIIGLPGHEEFESRVKRLIEG from the coding sequence ATGAAAAGAACGTTATTCGCGCTGGCGCTCGTCTTCGCTCTGGCGGGCATCGCGGTGATTCAGCAGTTCGCTTGGGCCGAGACGACCGCGCTGCCGACCGAGGAAGCGCCGGAGATCGGCTTTCTGGCGCCGAAATTCGAGCTGGAGACGCTTGCGGGAGACAAGCTGGGCATCGCCCGGGGCGAGCTGGAGAAGCCCGTCATCGTCAATTTCTGGGCGTCCTGGTGCGATCCGTGCCGGATGGAAGCTCCGATCTTGTCCGATCTCTACCTGAAATATAAGGATCAAGTCGAAATTTACGGCGTCAACGGCACCATGTACGACGACATGGCCTCCGTCGAGGCGTTCGTGAAGCAGTACAAATACGAATTTCCGATTTTGCTGGACCGCGATAACGAGGTGTACAAGTCTTACCGCGTGCTGGGATACCCGACGAGCTACTTCATCGACCGGAACGGCGTCGTCCGCGACGTCATCATCGGGCTGCCGGGGCACGAGGAATTCGAATCGCGCGTGAAACGATTGATCGAAGGGTAA
- a CDS encoding ferredoxin, translating to MAKYTWVDKDTCIACGACGATAPDIYDYDDEGLAEVIYDGDNNRGVTEIPEDLYDDLQDASDGCPTDSIKVADEPFNN from the coding sequence ATGGCAAAGTACACGTGGGTAGATAAAGATACCTGCATCGCTTGCGGCGCTTGCGGTGCGACTGCCCCGGATATCTACGATTACGACGACGAGGGTCTTGCCGAAGTCATTTACGACGGCGACAACAACCGCGGCGTCACGGAAATTCCGGAAGACCTCTACGACGATCTGCAAGACGCTTCCGACGGCTGCCCGACGGATTCGATCAAGGTCGCGGACGAGCCTTTCAACAACTAA
- the cimA gene encoding citramalate synthase: MPQQVTIFDTTLRDGTQGEGVSLTVEDKLKIAVKLDDFGIHYIEGGWPGSNGKDIEFFKRAQSLPLKHAKITAFGSTRRKGVRPEDDANLQAILDSGVKVATIFGKSWDFQVTTALQTTLEENEAMIYDSVRYLKSQGLEVIYDAEHFFDGYKNNREYALATIAKAEAAGADWIVLCDTNGGSLPGEIAAIVEDVVSRMKTPIGIHAHNDCELGVANSLAAVQAGARQVQGTFNGVGERCGNANLVSVIPNLQLKLGYRVISEEQLSTLTNTARYVSEIANVSMPVNQPYVGSAAFAHKGGIHVSAVLRHSKTYEHIQPELVGNRQRVLVSELAGQSNLVFKAQELNLDFNLENESTKRLIQTIKDLEHKGYQFEGADASLELLIRKAFDKEEHVFSIESFKLLVEKIGDNPVASEAILKVKVHGETVYTAAEGNGPVNALDNALRKALEGFYPDIRNIHLTDYKVRVINDRDATAAKVRVLIESSDFDATWSTVGVSENVIEASWEAILDSIRYALIGRPAVIENREERSERIGIVNH, from the coding sequence ATGCCGCAACAAGTGACGATCTTCGACACGACGTTACGCGATGGGACGCAAGGCGAAGGAGTAAGCTTAACCGTAGAGGACAAATTAAAGATTGCCGTCAAGTTGGATGACTTCGGCATTCATTATATTGAAGGCGGATGGCCGGGAAGCAACGGGAAAGACATCGAATTTTTCAAACGGGCGCAATCGCTGCCGCTGAAGCACGCGAAAATTACGGCGTTCGGCAGCACCCGCCGCAAAGGCGTCCGTCCCGAGGACGACGCGAACTTGCAGGCGATCCTCGACTCGGGGGTCAAAGTCGCGACGATTTTCGGCAAGTCGTGGGACTTCCAAGTGACGACGGCGCTGCAGACGACGCTCGAAGAGAACGAAGCGATGATCTACGACTCCGTCCGTTACTTGAAATCGCAAGGGCTCGAGGTCATTTACGACGCCGAGCATTTCTTCGACGGGTACAAGAACAACCGCGAATACGCGCTCGCGACGATCGCGAAGGCGGAAGCGGCGGGCGCCGACTGGATCGTGCTGTGCGACACGAACGGGGGGTCGCTGCCCGGCGAAATCGCCGCGATCGTCGAGGACGTCGTCTCGCGTATGAAGACGCCGATCGGCATTCACGCGCATAACGACTGCGAGCTCGGCGTCGCCAATTCGCTCGCGGCCGTGCAGGCCGGCGCGCGCCAGGTTCAGGGCACGTTCAACGGCGTCGGCGAACGGTGCGGCAACGCCAACCTCGTCTCCGTCATTCCGAATTTGCAGCTGAAGCTCGGCTACCGCGTCATCAGCGAAGAGCAGCTGAGCACGCTGACGAACACGGCGCGGTACGTGAGCGAAATCGCGAACGTCAGCATGCCGGTCAACCAGCCGTACGTCGGCAGCGCCGCGTTCGCGCATAAGGGCGGCATTCACGTATCCGCCGTGCTGCGCCACTCCAAGACGTACGAGCACATTCAGCCGGAGCTCGTCGGCAACCGCCAGCGCGTGCTCGTCTCCGAGCTCGCCGGCCAGAGCAACTTGGTGTTCAAGGCGCAGGAACTGAATCTCGACTTCAACCTGGAGAACGAATCGACGAAACGCCTGATCCAAACGATCAAGGACCTCGAGCACAAAGGCTACCAATTCGAAGGCGCCGACGCGTCGCTCGAGCTGCTCATCCGCAAGGCGTTCGACAAGGAAGAGCATGTGTTCTCGATCGAATCGTTCAAGCTGCTCGTCGAGAAGATCGGCGACAATCCGGTCGCGTCGGAAGCCATACTCAAGGTCAAAGTCCACGGCGAAACGGTGTATACGGCCGCGGAAGGCAACGGTCCGGTGAACGCGCTCGACAACGCGCTCCGCAAGGCGCTCGAGGGGTTCTATCCGGACATCCGCAACATTCATCTGACCGACTACAAGGTGCGCGTCATCAACGATCGCGACGCGACCGCCGCCAAAGTGCGGGTGCTGATCGAGTCGTCCGATTTCGACGCGACCTGGAGCACGGTCGGCGTCAGCGAGAACGTTATCGAAGCGAGCTGGGAAGCGATCCTCGACAGCATCCGGTACGCGCTCATCGGCCGGCCGGCCGTCATCGAAAACCGCGAGGAGCGGTCCGAGCGCATCGGCATCGTCAATCACTAA
- a CDS encoding stalk domain-containing protein, whose amino-acid sequence MKTLRTIGIGGLAAALLFGGAASASAAIYSPEGRPLIETSDLAGSGEYDEWNGAAAEASFRHPASVAVLSDGTVLVADTGNHRIRKIAGGEVSVFAGTEVSVLFDDAGLPTGALEDGSSELSFFWSPSGLDVDARGNVYVADKDNHAIRKIARDGTVSTIAGNGVFGFQDGSGAEAAFYAPSDVAVAKDGTVYIADTLNHVIRKIAPNGAVTTLTKASDRVVQPIEGLIEDSGDFADGPIGEALFNEPSGLALDAKGNLFVSDTGNQRIRYIDFAAGTVTTVAGGGAYEDNALYAEGFYVDGPAAEARFFSPKGLAVDAEGGLYIADSLNHSIRYLKDGNVVTVVGNAAGDYGKANGVDERAQLDRPTDVAIAADGSLIVADTLNGKIRKVEFYALPAGWTNSGSIRVLYNNDEISFDARPEIRSNRTMVPVRAIAEAMGYDVEFQGNDIVLSGPSGDIKLTLGIQEVSKTANGATETTSIDAAPYVSGSRTYVPIRFFAEQIGVDVDWHGPTTTVILRD is encoded by the coding sequence ATGAAAACTTTACGAACGATTGGCATCGGCGGCTTGGCGGCAGCGCTCTTGTTCGGGGGAGCCGCTTCCGCAAGCGCGGCCATCTACTCGCCTGAAGGCCGCCCCTTGATCGAGACGTCCGACCTTGCCGGCTCCGGCGAATACGACGAATGGAACGGCGCAGCCGCGGAAGCGTCGTTCCGTCACCCGGCATCCGTAGCGGTCCTGAGCGACGGAACGGTGCTCGTCGCCGATACGGGCAACCATCGCATCCGGAAAATCGCAGGCGGCGAAGTGTCCGTCTTCGCCGGGACGGAAGTGTCCGTCCTGTTCGACGACGCCGGCCTGCCGACCGGCGCGCTGGAGGACGGCAGCAGCGAGCTCAGCTTCTTCTGGAGTCCGTCCGGGCTGGACGTCGACGCGAGGGGCAACGTATACGTCGCGGACAAGGACAACCACGCGATCCGCAAAATCGCGCGGGACGGTACCGTCTCGACGATCGCCGGCAACGGCGTCTTCGGCTTCCAAGACGGCTCCGGCGCGGAAGCGGCGTTCTACGCGCCTTCCGACGTGGCGGTCGCGAAGGACGGCACCGTGTACATAGCGGACACGCTGAACCACGTGATCCGCAAAATCGCTCCGAACGGCGCGGTCACAACGTTGACCAAAGCGTCCGATCGCGTCGTCCAGCCGATCGAAGGCCTCATCGAGGATAGCGGCGATTTCGCGGACGGTCCGATCGGGGAAGCGCTTTTCAACGAGCCGTCCGGACTCGCTCTGGACGCCAAGGGCAATTTGTTCGTCAGCGACACCGGCAACCAGCGCATCCGCTATATCGATTTCGCGGCGGGCACGGTGACGACGGTGGCGGGCGGCGGCGCGTACGAGGATAACGCGTTGTACGCGGAAGGGTTTTACGTGGACGGCCCGGCCGCGGAGGCTCGCTTCTTCAGCCCGAAGGGGCTGGCGGTCGACGCGGAGGGCGGTTTGTATATCGCAGACAGCTTGAACCACAGCATCCGATACTTGAAGGACGGCAATGTCGTGACGGTCGTCGGCAATGCGGCGGGCGATTACGGCAAAGCGAACGGCGTCGACGAACGGGCGCAGCTCGATCGTCCGACCGATGTCGCAATCGCTGCGGACGGCAGCTTGATCGTCGCCGACACGCTGAACGGCAAAATTCGCAAAGTAGAATTCTACGCGTTGCCGGCCGGTTGGACGAACAGCGGCTCGATTCGCGTGCTGTATAATAATGACGAGATTTCGTTCGACGCGCGTCCGGAAATTCGTTCGAACCGGACGATGGTGCCGGTTCGCGCGATCGCCGAAGCGATGGGCTATGACGTCGAGTTTCAGGGCAACGACATCGTGCTGTCGGGGCCTTCCGGCGACATCAAGCTGACGCTTGGCATACAGGAAGTGTCGAAGACGGCGAACGGCGCGACGGAGACGACGTCGATCGATGCCGCGCCGTACGTGTCGGGAAGTCGAACCTATGTGCCGATTCGCTTCTTCGCGGAGCAAATCGGCGTGGACGTCGATTGGCACGGCCCGACGACGACCGTCATCCTGCGCGACTAA
- a CDS encoding MFS transporter: MEKAKSRKLNISFESQIAEHDDEQAKPKQRGAGGDKGGPQTKGKLWEFIAIASIPLVLVLGNSMLVPILPDMQRELHVSDFKSSLVITLFSVTAGVFIPVVGYLSDRLGRKAIIIPSLIVYGAAGVLAGFGAVWGSYNVVIWARALQGLGAAGTAPIAMALVGDLYNGATESKALGLTEASNGFGKVVSPILGAALALIVWYAAFFAFPLFCVLSLLAVIFLIKEPKEKSNAKQPIGEYLHSLARIFKGKGRWLVTSFFAGSLGLFTLFGILFYLSEILEEKPYNLDGVVKGLVLAIPLAGLVITSYTTGSVIKKNGTLMRWLMNIGLALSTVSLGLTLVWNKEHLVLFMTLITLSSVGTGLLLPCLNTMITGSVDKSQRGMITSIYNSLRFLGVAAGPPLIGFLMEKNENIVFIMLSALAAIALALIFFLVRPEPNIARKPQKA, from the coding sequence TTGGAAAAAGCGAAATCGCGCAAGCTGAACATTTCCTTCGAAAGCCAAATCGCGGAGCATGACGACGAGCAGGCGAAACCGAAACAGCGCGGCGCCGGCGGCGACAAAGGCGGCCCGCAAACGAAGGGTAAACTGTGGGAGTTCATCGCCATCGCCAGCATTCCGCTCGTGCTCGTTCTCGGGAACTCCATGCTCGTCCCGATTTTACCGGATATGCAGCGGGAGCTGCACGTCAGCGACTTTAAGAGCAGTTTGGTCATCACGCTGTTTTCCGTTACCGCCGGCGTGTTCATTCCCGTCGTCGGTTATTTGTCCGACCGTCTCGGGCGCAAAGCGATCATCATCCCGTCGCTGATCGTCTACGGGGCCGCCGGGGTGCTTGCGGGCTTCGGGGCCGTGTGGGGGTCGTACAACGTCGTTATATGGGCCCGCGCGCTGCAGGGGTTGGGCGCGGCCGGTACGGCGCCGATCGCCATGGCGCTCGTCGGGGACTTGTATAACGGCGCCACGGAATCGAAGGCGCTCGGTCTGACGGAAGCGTCGAACGGCTTCGGCAAAGTCGTCAGCCCGATCCTGGGCGCGGCGCTCGCATTGATCGTCTGGTACGCCGCGTTCTTCGCGTTCCCGCTGTTTTGCGTGCTGTCGCTGCTCGCCGTCATTTTCCTCATTAAAGAGCCGAAAGAGAAGTCGAACGCCAAGCAGCCGATCGGCGAATATCTCCACTCGCTCGCCCGCATTTTCAAGGGGAAAGGACGCTGGCTGGTCACGTCGTTTTTCGCCGGCAGCCTCGGGCTGTTCACGCTGTTCGGCATTTTGTTTTATTTGTCGGAAATATTGGAGGAGAAGCCGTACAATTTGGACGGCGTCGTGAAAGGGCTTGTGCTGGCGATTCCGCTCGCCGGTCTCGTCATCACCTCGTATACGACGGGCAGCGTCATTAAGAAAAACGGCACCCTTATGCGATGGCTCATGAACATCGGCCTCGCGCTGTCCACCGTCTCGCTCGGGCTTACGCTCGTTTGGAACAAAGAGCACCTTGTGCTCTTCATGACGCTCATCACGCTCAGCTCCGTCGGCACCGGACTTCTTCTCCCGTGTCTCAACACGATGATTACGGGCTCGGTCGACAAAAGCCAGCGCGGGATGATTACGTCGATTTACAACAGCCTTCGCTTTCTTGGCGTCGCCGCGGGTCCGCCGCTGATCGGCTTCTTGATGGAGAAGAACGAAAACATCGTCTTCATCATGCTGTCGGCGTTGGCGGCCATCGCGCTCGCGCTGATCTTCTTCCTAGTTCGGCCGGAGCCGAATATCGCGCGCAAGCCTCAAAAAGCGTGA
- a CDS encoding DNA polymerase IV encodes MAHEEAYPKNGRVVLHIDMNAFYCSVHEAAEPELYRGKALAVAGSVEARKGIVVTSSYPARAKGVRTGMTVREALRLCPGLILLKPDFDLYRSYSLAFLRIVGDVSPLVEAVSIDECYVDITGSKQFGTPVEIAEELQRRIREELGLPCSIGVAPNKLLAKTASDMKKPNGLTVLRLRDVPTALWPRPCVELYGIGAKTAAKLERLGIRTLGALAEADEAFLVAHFGANGRWLKRAANGRDDAPVTAEREQAKSVGHTVTLPEDVTEPAEAKRVLLNLADQVTRRLRRKSLIAATVQITIRRPDMRTITRAVTLPAPTDEAAVVHKAACALYDKHWPDRSPIRLLGVACQNLRERREVPLQLDLFEYEVQPKRAELTSVMDRIRDKFGENAILTAGMLGDDPSARIRNKKERGTSLQMDHLDGGSD; translated from the coding sequence ATGGCTCACGAGGAAGCTTACCCGAAAAACGGGAGAGTCGTATTGCATATCGATATGAACGCCTTCTATTGCTCCGTGCACGAGGCGGCGGAGCCGGAGCTGTACCGCGGCAAGGCGCTCGCGGTCGCCGGCAGCGTCGAGGCGCGCAAAGGCATCGTCGTCACCTCCTCGTATCCGGCGCGCGCGAAGGGGGTCCGCACGGGCATGACGGTGCGCGAGGCGCTGCGGCTGTGTCCGGGGCTCATCCTGCTGAAGCCGGATTTCGATCTGTACCGCAGCTATTCGCTCGCGTTCCTGCGCATCGTCGGCGACGTATCGCCGCTCGTCGAGGCGGTGTCGATCGACGAATGCTACGTCGATATTACCGGCTCGAAGCAGTTCGGCACGCCGGTCGAGATCGCGGAGGAGCTGCAGCGGCGCATCCGCGAGGAGCTCGGACTGCCGTGCTCGATCGGCGTCGCGCCGAACAAGCTGCTCGCGAAGACGGCATCGGACATGAAGAAGCCAAACGGGCTTACGGTGCTGCGGCTGCGGGACGTTCCGACGGCGCTGTGGCCGCGGCCGTGCGTGGAGCTGTACGGCATCGGAGCGAAGACGGCCGCGAAGCTCGAGCGGCTCGGCATCCGGACGCTGGGGGCGCTCGCCGAGGCCGACGAAGCGTTCCTCGTCGCTCATTTCGGCGCGAATGGGCGGTGGCTGAAGCGGGCGGCGAACGGGCGCGACGACGCGCCGGTGACGGCGGAGCGGGAGCAGGCGAAGTCGGTCGGGCATACGGTCACGCTGCCGGAGGACGTGACGGAGCCGGCGGAGGCGAAGCGCGTGCTGCTCAATTTGGCCGATCAGGTGACGCGCCGGCTGCGGCGCAAATCGCTCATCGCCGCCACCGTGCAAATTACGATTCGGCGGCCGGACATGCGGACGATCACCCGGGCGGTGACGCTGCCCGCGCCGACCGACGAAGCGGCCGTCGTTCACAAGGCGGCTTGCGCGCTGTACGACAAACATTGGCCGGACCGCTCGCCGATCCGGCTGCTCGGCGTCGCGTGCCAAAATTTGCGCGAGAGGCGCGAGGTGCCGCTGCAGCTCGATTTGTTCGAATACGAGGTGCAGCCGAAGCGGGCGGAGCTGACGAGCGTGATGGACCGAATCCGGGACAAATTCGGCGAGAACGCGATCCTGACGGCCGGCATGTTAGGCGACGACCCGTCGGCCCGCATCCGGAACAAGAAGGAGCGGGGCACGTCGCTGCAGATGGACCACTTGGACGGCGGAAGCGACTGA
- a CDS encoding Ig-like domain repeat protein, whose product MAKRWTMYAIIFTMLFSMFGGTAFGASTRFALVTEVAGTVKVTKAGGTKEMRAFTGMGLNEGDKVKVEKGSSLTLKVADTEDEVVLGENWNGTLSKLKANAGGGTETALKTWTGSMYNKVEKMAGSSTAYRVETPTAVMGVRGTHFILTIDPITGLPTLIVAAGRVAAAPTDGREPTLVLPAQQVVVYPEVDTDAGIGFIDPSAFVKNADDEVIAKMLLNKQQIDEENRELLGTLSQTGDLGESTLNLSEQETLDRYRQNVDNALYAVLRSSMESGVINEEEAARIVETANQLIQDSQRQYDLNNPAPVIDRTAGVSPAEEERRRQALQQAQQQAQQKQQQKQETQQQIQQQAPAVIQQVQAKQQQQVQQNQQAAETRTQEAINRYLQTLAPDQQQQVQQRVQQRQNEQIQQEQKRDTTTQQPTTGAGTGGGAAERLATTTTVTSTKSTIKRGEAVVLRASVAVTGGSPVTTGTVTFRRGTTTIGTAALNASGVAQLDVTNALSRQHLAIGSNAISAIYAGSDTLQSSTSFSIAVNVEKAATTVALNGPTESTIDNPLRFSAQVSVQSPGSGAPNGTVQLYEGTTLLQTKTVGSNGAVEFDEFKSTGPAGTKTYRAVYSGSDEYTGSEDSKSHTVKNADPGTPKVTIAKSASGAGTFTLQVKLDNFTAKRIYGMQLHFLSDQNVMYQAPGAGANGTYYEETIFQQPNYTAEMIKKQDGTVSGAPKRETIYALSLFGSASAVSADGDAAAVTIPFAYTGTGEISLVYAQFVDENGETIAVADYN is encoded by the coding sequence ATGGCAAAACGTTGGACGATGTACGCAATTATTTTTACCATGTTGTTCAGCATGTTCGGGGGGACGGCGTTCGGCGCATCGACCCGTTTCGCCTTGGTTACGGAGGTTGCCGGCACGGTCAAAGTGACGAAAGCCGGAGGCACCAAAGAAATGCGCGCCTTCACGGGCATGGGTCTGAACGAAGGCGACAAAGTGAAGGTCGAGAAAGGCAGCAGCCTCACCCTGAAAGTGGCGGATACCGAGGACGAGGTCGTGCTCGGGGAAAATTGGAACGGAACGCTCTCGAAGCTTAAAGCGAACGCGGGCGGCGGCACCGAAACCGCTCTGAAAACATGGACGGGCTCCATGTACAATAAAGTCGAGAAAATGGCGGGTTCCAGCACTGCTTATCGCGTCGAAACGCCGACCGCGGTGATGGGCGTGCGGGGGACGCACTTTATCCTTACCATCGACCCGATCACCGGCCTGCCGACCTTGATCGTCGCCGCGGGCCGAGTGGCGGCGGCGCCGACGGACGGACGGGAACCGACGTTGGTGCTGCCGGCGCAGCAAGTCGTCGTTTATCCGGAAGTCGATACGGACGCCGGGATCGGCTTCATCGATCCGAGCGCATTCGTCAAGAATGCCGACGACGAAGTCATCGCGAAGATGTTGTTGAACAAACAGCAGATCGACGAGGAAAACCGCGAGCTCCTCGGCACGCTCTCCCAAACCGGAGATCTCGGGGAATCCACGTTGAATTTGTCGGAACAAGAAACGCTCGATCGGTACAGGCAGAACGTTGATAATGCGCTCTATGCGGTCCTGCGAAGCAGTATGGAATCCGGCGTGATCAACGAGGAAGAAGCCGCCAGGATCGTGGAAACGGCGAACCAATTGATCCAGGATTCGCAGCGGCAATACGACTTGAACAATCCGGCGCCGGTCATCGACCGCACCGCGGGGGTAAGCCCAGCGGAAGAGGAACGGCGCCGGCAGGCGCTGCAGCAAGCGCAGCAGCAGGCTCAGCAGAAGCAGCAGCAGAAGCAGGAGACCCAGCAGCAAATTCAACAGCAAGCCCCTGCGGTCATTCAGCAAGTCCAAGCGAAACAACAGCAGCAAGTGCAGCAAAATCAGCAAGCCGCCGAAACCCGGACGCAGGAAGCGATCAACCGGTACCTGCAGACGCTTGCCCCGGATCAGCAGCAACAAGTGCAGCAGCGAGTGCAGCAGCGTCAAAATGAGCAAATCCAGCAGGAGCAAAAACGCGACACGACGACACAGCAGCCGACGACCGGCGCGGGAACCGGCGGCGGAGCCGCGGAGCGCCTTGCGACCACGACGACGGTGACGTCGACGAAATCGACGATCAAGCGGGGCGAAGCGGTCGTTCTGCGGGCGTCGGTGGCCGTCACCGGCGGTTCGCCGGTGACGACGGGCACGGTAACGTTCCGCCGCGGCACGACGACGATCGGCACCGCGGCGTTGAACGCATCCGGCGTGGCGCAGCTCGATGTGACGAACGCGCTCAGCCGGCAGCATTTGGCGATCGGCAGCAATGCAATCAGCGCGATTTACGCGGGATCCGATACGCTGCAGTCGAGCACGTCGTTCTCGATCGCGGTGAACGTCGAGAAGGCGGCGACGACGGTCGCGCTGAACGGGCCGACGGAGTCGACGATCGACAACCCGCTTCGCTTCTCCGCGCAGGTTTCCGTCCAATCGCCGGGAAGCGGCGCGCCGAACGGTACGGTGCAGCTGTACGAAGGAACGACGCTGCTCCAAACGAAGACCGTGGGATCGAACGGCGCCGTAGAATTCGACGAATTCAAATCGACGGGGCCGGCCGGAACGAAAACATACCGAGCGGTATACTCCGGCAGCGACGAGTATACGGGATCGGAAGATTCCAAATCCCACACGGTTAAGAACGCGGATCCGGGCACGCCGAAGGTCACCATCGCGAAATCGGCATCCGGCGCGGGAACGTTCACGCTGCAGGTGAAGCTCGACAATTTCACGGCTAAGCGGATTTACGGCATGCAGCTGCACTTCCTGAGCGATCAGAACGTCATGTATCAAGCGCCGGGCGCGGGGGCGAACGGTACATATTATGAAGAAACGATCTTCCAACAGCCGAACTATACGGCGGAGATGATTAAGAAGCAGGACGGCACCGTAAGCGGCGCGCCGAAGCGCGAGACGATTTACGCGCTGTCGCTGTTCGGCTCGGCGAGCGCGGTTTCCGCGGACGGCGACGCCGCGGCCGTCACGATCCCGTTCGCGTACACGGGAACCGGCGAGATCAGCCTCGTCTATGCGCAGTTCGTAGACGAGAACGGCGAAACGATCGCGGTTGCGGATTACAATTAA